One stretch of Tenuifilum sp. 4138str DNA includes these proteins:
- a CDS encoding menaquinone biosynthetic enzyme MqnA/MqnD family protein: MKKYKVSAISYLNTAPFAYGLKHSPVFNKIELLYDYPAECARKLSSNQVDLSLLPVGALSDFSSFDIVSNYCIGSIGKVRSVALMSNSNINDIKRIYLDYQSRTSVILVKILCQNVWNITPDFIPLKPSDNYKLLKEYEAIVLIGDRVFDAENHFAYVVDLSNEWFNAYGLPFVFAVWATTKRLPKELIEELNKGLKLGVNSIEKAVDEFSPLSISREAAITYLKQNISYTLDDEKFKAIKLFQTLSAKLN; the protein is encoded by the coding sequence ATGAAAAAGTATAAGGTATCGGCCATATCGTATTTAAATACAGCGCCTTTTGCTTATGGATTAAAGCATTCACCGGTATTCAACAAAATTGAACTTTTATACGATTACCCGGCAGAATGCGCCCGAAAACTTTCCAGCAACCAGGTTGATTTGAGTTTACTGCCTGTTGGTGCATTGAGCGATTTTAGTTCGTTTGATATTGTAAGCAATTATTGCATTGGCTCTATTGGAAAAGTACGTTCAGTGGCACTTATGAGTAATAGTAATATAAACGATATTAAAAGAATATACCTCGATTACCAGTCGCGCACTTCGGTAATCCTTGTCAAAATTTTATGTCAGAATGTGTGGAATATTACACCAGACTTTATTCCCTTAAAACCTTCAGATAATTACAAATTACTCAAAGAATACGAGGCTATCGTTTTAATTGGTGATAGAGTTTTTGATGCTGAAAATCACTTTGCATATGTAGTGGATTTATCGAATGAGTGGTTCAATGCATATGGTTTACCCTTTGTTTTTGCTGTATGGGCAACAACAAAACGTTTACCTAAGGAACTTATTGAGGAACTTAACAAGGGACTTAAACTTGGTGTAAACTCAATTGAAAAAGCGGTCGACGAATTTAGCCCCCTCTCAATAAGTCGTGAAGCTGCTATAACCTACTTGAAACAAAACATATCGTACACCCTTGATGACGAGAAATTTAAGGCAATAAAACTTTTTCAAACCCTATCGGCCAAACTAAACTAA
- the purB gene encoding adenylosuccinate lyase, with the protein MLNHSLHSISPIDGRYAKKTESLSGYFSEFALIKYRVWVELEYFIALCEIPLPQLQGFDKSKFTILREIYKSFGESDALRVKEIEKVTNHDVKAVEYFLRERFDAYGLESYKEFIHFGLTSQDVNNTAFPAMLRDSLKAEYLPLLEKLLAKLKELSTQWADIPMLAHTHGQPASPTRLGKEFRVFVERIEVQLEQLEHIPYSAKFGGATGNFNAHIAAYPSIDWVGFANQFVNYKLGLHRSQTTTQIEHYDNLAAMFDCLRRINSILIDFSRDVWMYISMEYFKQKIKEGEVGSSAMPHKVNPIDFENAEGNLGLANALFDHMANKLPISRLQRDLTDSTVIRNIGVPIAHSFIALKSILNGLDKLIVNIDAINADLQSNWMVIAEGIQTILRREGYPNPYDALKLLTRTNQQVTSETFTSFVNSLNVKDSVKRELLELTPFTYLGIK; encoded by the coding sequence ATGTTGAATCATAGTTTGCATTCCATTTCTCCAATCGATGGCCGTTATGCAAAAAAAACAGAATCGCTGTCGGGTTACTTTTCCGAGTTTGCCCTAATTAAGTATAGGGTTTGGGTTGAACTTGAATATTTTATTGCCCTTTGTGAAATTCCTTTGCCTCAACTCCAGGGGTTTGATAAATCAAAATTCACCATACTCCGCGAAATCTACAAAAGCTTTGGTGAATCCGATGCGCTTAGGGTTAAGGAAATAGAAAAGGTTACCAACCACGATGTAAAGGCAGTAGAATACTTTCTGCGAGAGAGGTTCGATGCCTATGGTTTAGAGTCGTATAAGGAATTTATACACTTTGGTTTAACATCGCAGGATGTAAATAACACTGCATTCCCTGCAATGCTCCGCGATTCCCTTAAGGCTGAATATCTCCCATTGCTTGAAAAGTTATTGGCAAAGCTTAAAGAGCTGAGTACCCAGTGGGCCGATATTCCCATGCTAGCCCATACTCACGGTCAACCAGCATCGCCAACTCGATTGGGCAAAGAGTTTCGGGTTTTTGTGGAACGCATTGAGGTTCAGCTAGAGCAGCTCGAGCACATACCGTACTCGGCAAAATTTGGGGGAGCAACTGGAAATTTCAATGCACATATTGCAGCCTATCCAAGTATTGACTGGGTAGGATTTGCAAATCAATTTGTGAACTACAAGTTGGGATTGCACCGGAGCCAAACTACAACCCAAATAGAACATTACGATAACCTTGCCGCCATGTTCGATTGCTTGCGGCGTATCAACAGCATTCTTATTGATTTTAGCCGCGATGTTTGGATGTACATCTCCATGGAATACTTCAAGCAAAAAATTAAGGAAGGCGAGGTGGGCTCATCGGCCATGCCCCATAAGGTAAATCCGATAGACTTTGAGAATGCCGAAGGCAATTTAGGATTGGCGAATGCTTTATTTGACCATATGGCCAATAAGCTTCCAATCTCACGCCTTCAGCGCGATTTAACCGATTCAACCGTTATCAGGAACATTGGTGTTCCCATTGCACATTCCTTTATCGCATTAAAATCAATACTTAATGGACTTGACAAGCTAATTGTCAATATTGATGCTATTAATGCTGACTTACAGAGTAACTGGATGGTAATTGCTGAGGGAATTCAAACAATTCTTCGCCGCGAAGGTTACCCAAACCCTTACGATGCTTTAAAACTGCTTACCCGAACAAACCAGCAGGTTACATCTGAGACCTTTACAAGCTTTGTTAATAGCCTGAACGTAAAAGATTCGGTTAAAAGGGAGCTATTAGAGCTGACTCCTTTCACTTACCTTGGTATTAAATAG
- a CDS encoding ABC transporter ATP-binding protein, with protein sequence MKKFIRILKYLYPFKWYVVINVFSNVLAAVFSLFSLAMLIPFLQLLFGTVPLVEVKPEFVISAKGLAQYLNYYLSEIIKTHDRASALLFVIVLVLVASFLKNLFTYLSLYYLAPIRTGVLQNMRNLLYRKVVDLPLGYFTEEKKGDIISKMTNDVNEIEISIIRSLEMFFRDPIIIIIHLIGLIYISPQLTLFVLLILPLTGGVIGRVGKNLRKTSFKGQTKMGIILTMIEETIGGLRVIKAFNAENKVISRFESMNSFYSLLMKKMWRRRDLASPLSEFLGTVVVVLVLWYGGNLIFAGKGNLGPEALIAYIGIFYMIINPAKSFSNAYYNVLKGLASADRVDTILNAENPIKVSAGAKTIESFNHDIEFRNVSFKYQDDWVLKNINLTIKKGMTVALVGQSGSGKSTMVDLIPRFWDVTEGEILIDGVNIKDYDIASLRNLMGNVNQDPILFNDTFYNNIAFGVDGAKMEDVVNAAKIANAHDFIIATPNGYHTNVGDRGSKLSGGQRQRVSIARAILKNPPIMILDEATSALDTESERLVQDAIDNLMKHRTSIVIAHRLSTIRKADLICVLHEGEIVERGKHDELLELNGYYARLHSMQLL encoded by the coding sequence ATGAAGAAATTTATCCGAATACTCAAATACCTTTATCCATTCAAATGGTATGTTGTGATTAATGTTTTTAGCAATGTGCTAGCAGCAGTCTTTTCATTGTTCTCATTGGCTATGCTAATACCCTTTTTACAGCTTCTTTTTGGAACAGTTCCTCTTGTTGAGGTAAAACCAGAGTTTGTGATTTCCGCAAAGGGCCTTGCTCAATACCTTAACTACTACTTAAGTGAAATAATTAAAACCCACGACAGAGCATCGGCGTTACTATTTGTTATTGTATTGGTTTTAGTAGCCTCGTTCCTTAAGAACCTCTTTACTTACCTTTCATTATACTATTTGGCTCCCATCAGAACTGGTGTATTACAAAACATGCGAAACCTACTTTACCGCAAGGTTGTCGATTTACCTCTTGGATACTTCACCGAGGAAAAGAAGGGAGATATTATCAGCAAGATGACAAACGATGTAAACGAAATAGAGATTTCAATCATTCGTTCATTGGAGATGTTCTTCCGCGATCCAATCATAATAATCATACACCTGATCGGTCTTATCTACATTAGCCCACAGCTAACCCTTTTTGTTCTACTCATTTTACCTCTTACCGGAGGTGTAATTGGAAGGGTGGGTAAGAACCTTCGGAAAACTTCATTTAAAGGACAAACCAAGATGGGCATTATCCTTACCATGATTGAGGAAACCATAGGCGGATTAAGAGTGATAAAAGCTTTTAATGCCGAAAACAAAGTGATATCGCGTTTCGAAAGCATGAATAGCTTTTACTCCTTGCTGATGAAAAAGATGTGGCGTAGGCGCGATTTGGCTTCACCTCTCAGCGAATTCCTTGGTACCGTTGTGGTTGTTCTTGTTCTGTGGTATGGAGGTAATCTAATATTTGCGGGCAAGGGCAATTTAGGCCCTGAGGCATTAATTGCTTACATTGGAATATTTTACATGATTATTAACCCTGCCAAGTCGTTTTCAAATGCATACTATAACGTACTTAAGGGTCTTGCTTCAGCTGATAGGGTCGATACCATTCTAAATGCCGAAAATCCGATCAAGGTTAGTGCTGGTGCTAAAACCATTGAATCGTTTAATCATGATATTGAATTCCGCAATGTAAGCTTTAAGTACCAGGACGATTGGGTTCTTAAAAACATTAACCTTACTATAAAAAAAGGTATGACTGTTGCCCTTGTAGGGCAATCGGGTTCGGGTAAGAGTACCATGGTCGACCTTATACCCCGTTTTTGGGATGTTACTGAGGGTGAAATTCTAATTGATGGTGTAAATATCAAGGATTACGACATAGCCAGTTTGAGGAATCTGATGGGTAATGTTAATCAGGATCCAATTCTGTTCAACGATACCTTTTATAATAATATAGCGTTCGGAGTTGATGGAGCCAAAATGGAAGATGTGGTAAATGCGGCTAAAATTGCAAATGCTCACGATTTTATTATTGCCACCCCCAATGGATACCATACCAATGTAGGCGATAGGGGAAGTAAACTTTCCGGTGGACAGCGCCAAAGGGTTAGCATAGCCAGAGCAATTCTGAAAAATCCACCTATCATGATACTCGATGAGGCAACCAGTGCTCTTGACACCGAGTCGGAAAGGTTGGTTCAGGATGCCATTGATAACCTCATGAAACACCGTACCTCCATTGTTATTGCACACAGGCTTTCTACTATCCGCAAGGCCGACTTAATTTGTGTCCTTCATGAAGGCGAAATTGTTGAGCGCGGAAAACACGACGAACTGCTTGAACTTAACGGTTACTATGCTAGGCTTCACAGTATGCAGTTACTGTAA
- a CDS encoding DUF6132 family protein, whose translation MNMNLKTKVDHFYQWFKAKKRITYPVLAVAIGIVAGYLYYYYIGCNSGSCPITSSPWSSMGIGGLMGWLLVSK comes from the coding sequence ATGAATATGAATTTAAAGACCAAAGTGGATCACTTTTACCAATGGTTCAAGGCAAAGAAAAGGATTACCTATCCTGTTCTTGCAGTTGCAATTGGAATAGTAGCGGGTTACCTTTACTATTATTATATAGGGTGTAACAGTGGTAGTTGCCCAATAACCTCATCGCCATGGAGTAGTATGGGGATAGGTGGGCTAATGGGGTGGTTGTTGGTGTCAAAATAA
- a CDS encoding HU family DNA-binding protein: protein MNKAQLIDAIAAEAKITKADAKKALDAFIKTTGNALKKGDRVALVGFGSFSVAKRNARTGRNPQTGKPINIKAKKVVKFKAGSELSGKVN, encoded by the coding sequence ATGAACAAAGCACAATTAATCGATGCAATTGCTGCTGAAGCCAAGATTACCAAGGCCGATGCTAAGAAAGCTCTTGACGCTTTCATCAAGACTACCGGTAACGCTCTTAAGAAAGGTGACCGCGTTGCTCTAGTAGGTTTTGGCTCTTTCTCAGTTGCTAAGAGAAATGCTAGAACTGGCCGCAACCCTCAAACCGGAAAGCCCATCAACATTAAGGCTAAAAAGGTTGTTAAGTTCAAAGCTGGTAGCGAACTTAGTGGAAAAGTTAACTAA
- a CDS encoding TrmH family RNA methyltransferase, which produces MKLNIDPTDKELRKRLIDYLSQFIYDRRYQLFRSIICNRTRYVTVVLEDIYQAQNASATLRTCDCLGVQDIHIIENRNKFSVDSEVDMGASKWLTLRRYNKLENNTLEAINALREKGYRIVATTPHDNDCTIRELDLSKGKVALLFGTELTGLSELALKNADEYVRIPMFGFTESYNISVSVALTLYELTNRIRSSEINYRLSPDEQDKLMLQWLRASIRNSSLIEKRFFNELKMH; this is translated from the coding sequence ATGAAGCTGAATATTGACCCCACCGATAAAGAGCTACGCAAAAGGCTGATTGATTACCTGTCGCAATTTATTTACGATAGAAGGTATCAGCTATTCAGGAGCATCATTTGTAATAGAACACGCTACGTCACTGTTGTTCTTGAAGATATCTACCAGGCTCAGAATGCAAGCGCTACCCTTAGAACTTGCGATTGTTTAGGCGTTCAGGACATACACATAATTGAAAATCGCAACAAATTCTCAGTTGATAGCGAGGTTGATATGGGGGCTTCCAAATGGCTTACTCTACGCCGGTACAACAAGCTTGAGAATAACACCCTTGAGGCGATTAACGCCCTAAGAGAAAAGGGATATAGAATTGTTGCTACTACTCCGCACGATAATGATTGTACTATTAGGGAACTCGATTTATCAAAGGGAAAGGTTGCTTTGCTTTTTGGTACTGAGCTTACCGGTTTATCGGAATTAGCCCTCAAAAACGCCGATGAGTATGTTAGAATACCTATGTTTGGCTTCACTGAGAGTTACAATATTTCGGTTTCAGTTGCCTTAACCCTTTATGAGCTAACAAACAGGATTCGGAGTTCTGAAATTAATTATAGGTTATCGCCCGATGAACAGGATAAGCTGATGCTTCAGTGGCTGAGGGCTTCAATCCGTAACTCAAGTTTGATAGAAAAACGTTTTTTTAATGAACTAAAAATGCATTAG
- a CDS encoding LytR/AlgR family response regulator transcription factor — MNCILVDDDEMSRRLIEDYASRVDFISLVRSFSNPIEALSFLQNQNDDVHLVFLDIEMPEMSGIDFLETSSAKPQVVIISSKEKYALKAFDYSVTDYLLKPITFPRFFKAVSRSYERYNQLRSPFDDDREIFIKKNNSLVRVRYGDILWIEAMENYVIIVTSHERFTIHLTMKSIENQLPSVRFKRVHRSFIVNVGKIESIEDNVISIRSNEGRKTIPIGKSYRESLINELKLIANK, encoded by the coding sequence ATGAACTGTATACTTGTAGATGACGATGAGATGTCGAGAAGGTTAATTGAGGACTATGCTTCAAGGGTTGACTTTATCAGTCTGGTTCGCTCTTTCTCCAATCCTATTGAGGCGCTAAGTTTCCTTCAAAACCAAAACGACGATGTTCATTTGGTTTTTCTTGATATCGAAATGCCCGAGATGTCGGGAATCGATTTTCTCGAGACCAGTTCAGCTAAACCCCAAGTTGTTATTATATCGTCAAAGGAAAAGTATGCCCTAAAGGCATTTGACTACAGTGTAACCGATTACCTTTTAAAACCCATTACTTTCCCTCGATTTTTTAAAGCAGTATCCCGATCCTATGAGCGTTACAACCAGTTACGTTCGCCATTCGACGATGATAGGGAAATTTTTATCAAGAAAAATAACTCGCTGGTACGGGTTAGGTATGGCGATATCCTTTGGATTGAGGCAATGGAAAACTACGTGATTATTGTGACCAGCCATGAACGGTTTACCATTCATTTAACCATGAAATCTATTGAAAATCAACTACCCAGCGTGAGGTTTAAGCGTGTTCATCGCTCCTTTATAGTTAATGTTGGTAAAATTGAATCCATTGAGGATAACGTGATATCGATACGGAGCAACGAAGGTCGTAAAACCATTCCCATTGGAAAATCGTATCGCGAGTCATTGATAAACGAGCTAAAACTAATTGCAAATAAGTAG